A window of Flavobacterium flavigenum contains these coding sequences:
- the thiC gene encoding phosphomethylpyrimidine synthase ThiC gives MTNEEQISRTPFPNSKKVYIEGEIHPIKVAMREIQLSDTKLSNGGIEKNPPVTVYDTSGAYTDPNIEINIRKGLPRLREQWILDRNDVEILSEITSNYGQTRLKDESLNHLRFEYLHQPKRAKKGANVTQLYYAKQGIITPEMEYIAIRENQRIELLNEQTKAMQCQHSGHSFGANTPKSKITPEFVRSEVACGRAIIPNNINHPESEPMIVGRNFLVKINANIGNSAVTSSIEEEVEKAVWACRWGADTIMDLSTGKNIHETREWIIRNSPVPIGTVPIYQALEKVKGIAEDLTWEIFRDTLIEQAEQGVSYFTIHAGVLLRYIHLTANRVTGIVSRGGSIMAKWCLFHHKENFLYTHFEEICEIMKQYDVAFSLGDGLRPGSIADANDAAQFAELETLGELTKIAWKHDVQVFIEGPGHVPMHMIKENMDKQLEHCHEAPFYTLGPLTTDIAPGYDHITSAIGAAMIGWYGCAMLCYVTPKEHLGLPNKKDVKDGVITYKISAHAADLAKGHPGAQYRDNALSKARFEFRWEDQFNLALDPDTAREFHDETLPADGAKVAHFCSMCGPKFCSMKISQEIRDVAAAEKGMQEKSEEFIEQGKEIYV, from the coding sequence ATGACAAACGAAGAACAAATATCAAGAACCCCGTTTCCAAATTCCAAAAAAGTATATATAGAGGGTGAAATCCATCCCATTAAAGTGGCCATGCGCGAAATTCAGTTAAGCGACACCAAACTTTCAAATGGCGGAATCGAAAAAAATCCACCCGTAACTGTTTATGACACCTCAGGAGCTTACACTGATCCAAATATCGAAATCAACATTAGAAAAGGTTTGCCACGTTTAAGAGAACAATGGATTTTAGACCGAAATGATGTTGAAATCCTCAGCGAAATCACCTCAAATTACGGACAAACAAGATTGAAAGACGAAAGTTTAAACCACCTTCGTTTTGAATATTTACATCAGCCAAAACGAGCGAAAAAAGGCGCAAACGTAACGCAATTGTATTATGCCAAACAAGGAATCATCACGCCTGAAATGGAATATATTGCCATTCGTGAAAACCAACGCATCGAACTTTTAAACGAACAAACTAAAGCGATGCAGTGTCAGCACAGCGGGCATAGTTTTGGCGCAAACACTCCAAAAAGCAAAATAACGCCAGAATTTGTCCGCTCTGAAGTCGCCTGCGGAAGAGCTATTATTCCAAATAACATCAATCACCCGGAAAGTGAACCGATGATCGTTGGTCGTAACTTTTTGGTAAAAATCAATGCCAATATCGGAAACAGTGCCGTGACTTCAAGCATCGAAGAAGAAGTTGAAAAAGCAGTCTGGGCTTGCCGCTGGGGAGCTGATACCATTATGGATTTGTCTACCGGAAAAAATATTCACGAAACAAGGGAATGGATTATCCGTAATTCCCCCGTACCAATTGGTACAGTTCCGATTTATCAGGCATTAGAAAAAGTAAAAGGAATTGCCGAAGATTTAACTTGGGAAATTTTCCGTGATACTTTAATTGAACAGGCAGAACAAGGGGTTTCATACTTTACGATTCACGCCGGAGTTTTACTTCGTTACATTCATTTAACAGCCAATCGTGTTACCGGAATTGTTTCCCGTGGCGGTTCTATTATGGCAAAATGGTGTTTATTTCATCATAAAGAAAACTTCTTGTACACCCATTTTGAAGAAATCTGCGAAATCATGAAACAATACGATGTCGCTTTTTCTCTTGGTGACGGATTGCGTCCGGGTTCCATTGCAGACGCGAACGACGCTGCACAGTTTGCCGAACTGGAAACATTAGGAGAACTGACCAAAATTGCCTGGAAACATGATGTTCAGGTATTTATTGAAGGTCCGGGACACGTTCCGATGCACATGATCAAAGAAAACATGGATAAACAATTGGAACATTGCCATGAAGCTCCATTTTATACTTTAGGGCCATTAACTACTGATATTGCGCCAGGTTATGACCATATTACCTCAGCAATTGGTGCTGCCATGATTGGCTGGTACGGCTGTGCGATGTTGTGTTATGTAACACCGAAAGAACATCTTGGTTTACCCAATAAAAAAGATGTAAAAGACGGAGTGATCACTTATAAAATTTCTGCACACGCAGCCGATTTGGCAAAAGGGCATCCCGGAGCGCAATATCGTGACAATGCTTTGAGTAAAGCCCGTTTCGAATTCCGTTGGGAAGACCAGTTCAATCTGGCTTTGGATCCAGATACAGCAAGAGAATTTCATGATGAAACCCTTCCGGCTGATGGTGCAAAAGTGGCTCATTTCTGCTCGATGTGCGGACCAAAATTCTGCTCCATGAAAATATCTCAGGAAATTCGGGATGTGGCTGCTGCTGAAAAGGGAATGCAGGAGAAATCAGAAGAGTTTATTGAACAGGGAAAAGAGATTTATGTTTAA
- a CDS encoding queuosine precursor transporter codes for MFQTKKDLVYVILAGIFITNAVVAELIGGKLIQVGPFVMSIGILPWPIVFLTTDLINEYFGEKGVKKLSFITACLIAYAFLILFMAIAIPAAKGISPVNDEQFQAVFGQSMWIIVGSIIAFMVSQLIDVSVFWFFKNRTGDKKIWLRTTGSTIISQLFDSFIVLGIAFWLPGKIDFDTFLSSALIGYTFKLSIAIILTPLIYLGHYLIKKYLNEHTSLVD; via the coding sequence ATGTTTCAAACTAAAAAAGACCTCGTTTATGTTATTCTGGCGGGAATATTCATTACCAATGCTGTAGTAGCCGAATTGATTGGTGGAAAACTGATTCAGGTTGGCCCATTTGTGATGAGTATCGGGATTTTACCCTGGCCAATTGTATTTCTTACTACAGATTTAATCAATGAATATTTTGGAGAAAAAGGTGTAAAAAAATTATCATTTATTACAGCTTGTTTAATAGCGTATGCATTTTTGATATTGTTTATGGCAATAGCAATTCCGGCAGCAAAAGGAATTAGTCCGGTTAATGATGAACAGTTTCAGGCAGTTTTTGGACAAAGTATGTGGATTATCGTTGGAAGTATTATCGCTTTTATGGTATCTCAGCTTATTGATGTTAGTGTCTTTTGGTTCTTTAAAAATCGTACCGGCGACAAAAAAATATGGCTCAGAACAACAGGCTCAACCATAATTTCACAATTATTTGATTCTTTTATTGTACTCGGAATCGCTTTTTGGCTGCCCGGAAAAATAGATTTTGATACTTTCCTTTCATCTGCGTTAATAGGCTATACCTTTAAACTTTCTATTGCAATTATTTTAACACCTTTAATTTATTTGGGTCATTATTTGATCAAAAAATATTTAAATGAGCACACATCTTTAGTCGATTAG
- a CDS encoding lipocalin family protein, translating into MKKITILFLSVLTLGLSVASCSSDDDNDGASASVEGKWELSQEGAIVGGKEILVDAENGSCGKDTYEFTNDGKVKETTYYSNDGKCEAETDNGTWTKNGNTLTVKFTGDTQGDSYEIEVSSNKIKLKETYTEGGQSYTYVYVYVKK; encoded by the coding sequence ATGAAAAAAATTACAATTCTTTTTTTGTCAGTATTGACATTAGGCTTATCAGTAGCATCTTGTAGTAGTGATGACGACAATGACGGTGCTTCAGCTTCTGTTGAAGGAAAGTGGGAACTTAGTCAAGAAGGAGCAATTGTCGGTGGTAAGGAGATATTAGTAGACGCTGAGAATGGATCTTGTGGTAAAGATACATATGAATTCACAAACGATGGTAAGGTAAAAGAAACAACTTATTATTCTAACGATGGAAAGTGTGAAGCTGAAACTGACAATGGGACATGGACAAAAAACGGAAATACATTAACAGTTAAATTTACTGGAGATACTCAAGGAGACTCTTATGAAATTGAAGTATCAAGTAATAAAATTAAATTGAAAGAAACTTACACAGAAGGTGGTCAATCTTATACTTATGTGTATGTATATGTAAAAAAATAA
- a CDS encoding thiamine phosphate synthase: MFNKLQYISQGETAEKQLHNIHQALDAGCNWIQMRFKNQTFENRIILAEAVKKLCEEYQATFIVNDDVLLAQKIAADGVHLGLTDMSIPGARAILGEKKIIGATANTFEDILLQTKNSCDYIGLGPFQFTETKEKLSPILGTEGYASILSKMKIENISIPVYAIGGITLENIESLIKTGVHGIAVSGMITKSLQKEKLVQQLNDKLYAEVII; encoded by the coding sequence ATGTTTAACAAATTACAATATATCTCACAAGGTGAAACTGCAGAAAAGCAATTGCACAATATTCATCAGGCTCTTGATGCCGGATGTAATTGGATACAAATGCGGTTTAAAAATCAAACTTTTGAAAACAGAATAATTCTTGCCGAAGCTGTAAAAAAATTATGCGAAGAATATCAGGCAACTTTCATCGTAAATGATGATGTTTTACTCGCTCAGAAAATTGCTGCAGATGGTGTTCATTTAGGCTTAACCGATATGAGCATTCCGGGAGCAAGAGCTATTTTGGGAGAGAAAAAAATTATTGGTGCAACCGCAAATACTTTTGAAGACATTCTTCTACAGACGAAAAATAGCTGTGATTATATTGGATTAGGCCCTTTTCAATTTACTGAAACAAAAGAAAAACTAAGTCCAATTTTAGGAACTGAAGGTTATGCTTCAATTCTTAGTAAAATGAAAATAGAAAACATTTCAATTCCAGTTTACGCTATAGGTGGAATCACTTTAGAAAATATAGAAAGCCTGATAAAAACAGGCGTTCATGGCATTGCGGTTTCCGGAATGATTACAAAAAGCCTTCAAAAAGAAAAACTGGTTCAACAACTTAACGACAAATTATATGCAGAAGTCATTATTTAA
- the thiS gene encoding sulfur carrier protein ThiS — translation MELKINQQIKQFNADSLSVQSLLDLEIPNKQNGIAVAINNTVVPKINWSQHLVSETDEILIISATQGG, via the coding sequence ATGGAACTAAAAATCAACCAACAAATCAAACAATTCAATGCCGATTCGCTTAGCGTTCAGTCATTGCTCGATCTCGAAATTCCAAACAAACAAAACGGAATCGCTGTTGCCATCAACAATACCGTTGTTCCAAAAATAAACTGGAGCCAGCATTTAGTATCCGAAACAGACGAAATTTTAATTATTTCTGCCACACAAGGAGGATAA
- a CDS encoding glycoside hydrolase 100 family protein, with protein MDIDINYIKAIALLQKSSSAEGFLASAQNISNYKRVWARDGVICGLAALASGQDDLIDTFKKTLETLAKNQHPIGTIPSNVMTNGTETEVSYGGLAGRVDALTWFIIGICQYAFYKNDASFVEKHQLNIEKCLTLMEAWEFNNKHLMYVPLSGNWADEYITDGYVLYDQLLRVWALKSYHHFVKNDTIASKITNITEQIEINFTPNSDGEKYHERTYNEMQFDDFMPCSFSPAGYKTQFDAFANSLAILLNIGSKDFRKKIIEHAEEIRNQKPLQLIPAFWPPIKETDTDWHLLKNNFKYEFRNYPNEFHNGGSWPMVNGFYGLALLTQNQNKEAKALLEAINNANQKEDFSFYENFNTETEMPNGVPFCTWSAAATILLHQGITANFKLLI; from the coding sequence ATGGATATTGATATCAATTATATAAAAGCAATTGCATTGCTCCAAAAATCATCCTCTGCCGAAGGTTTTTTAGCAAGTGCGCAAAACATCTCAAACTACAAAAGGGTTTGGGCGCGTGATGGTGTAATATGCGGACTCGCAGCTTTAGCATCAGGACAGGACGATTTGATCGACACTTTTAAAAAAACATTAGAAACTTTAGCTAAAAACCAGCATCCTATTGGTACCATACCTTCTAACGTTATGACAAACGGAACTGAGACCGAAGTGAGTTACGGCGGATTAGCCGGGAGAGTTGATGCTTTAACCTGGTTTATTATTGGAATTTGCCAATATGCTTTTTATAAAAATGACGCTTCATTCGTAGAAAAACACCAATTAAATATTGAAAAATGTCTGACCTTAATGGAAGCTTGGGAATTCAATAACAAACACCTGATGTATGTTCCTTTATCAGGAAACTGGGCCGATGAATACATTACAGACGGTTATGTTTTATACGATCAATTGTTGCGTGTCTGGGCATTAAAAAGCTACCATCATTTTGTAAAAAATGATACTATTGCCTCTAAAATTACAAACATCACTGAGCAAATAGAGATTAATTTTACTCCCAATTCAGATGGTGAAAAATACCATGAAAGAACCTACAACGAGATGCAATTTGACGATTTCATGCCCTGTTCCTTTTCACCTGCCGGGTACAAAACGCAATTTGATGCTTTTGCAAATTCATTAGCGATACTGCTAAATATTGGTTCGAAAGACTTTAGAAAGAAAATAATTGAACACGCAGAAGAAATCAGAAATCAAAAACCACTACAATTAATCCCTGCTTTTTGGCCGCCAATTAAGGAAACGGATACTGACTGGCACTTATTGAAAAACAATTTCAAATACGAATTTAGAAATTATCCAAACGAGTTTCACAATGGCGGAAGCTGGCCAATGGTAAATGGTTTTTATGGATTGGCCTTACTGACTCAAAATCAAAATAAAGAAGCCAAAGCCCTTTTAGAAGCGATAAATAACGCCAATCAAAAAGAGGATTTTAGTTTCTACGAAAACTTTAATACCGAAACAGAAATGCCAAACGGAGTCCCGTTTTGTACCTGGAGTGCAGCAGCAACTATTTTGTTACACCAGGGAATTACTGCCAATTTTAAATTACTGATTTAA
- a CDS encoding thiazole synthase yields MQKSLFNIGNKTFNSRLFLGTGKFGSNLQMEEAILASESELVTVALKRIDLETDTDAILSHLNHPNINLLPNTSGARNAKEAVFASQLAREALETNWIKLEIHPDPKYLMPDPIETLKATEELSKLGFIVLPYIHADPVLCKHLENAGTAAVMPLGSPIGSNKGLKTIDFLEIIIEQSNVPVIVDAGIGAPSDAAKAMEIGADAVLVNTAIAVAGNPKLMAEAFKEAVIAGRKAFEAKVGTQQNYASASSPLTSFLYE; encoded by the coding sequence ATGCAGAAGTCATTATTTAATATTGGAAATAAAACTTTCAACTCCCGCTTATTTCTGGGAACAGGAAAATTTGGTTCTAACCTGCAAATGGAAGAAGCTATTTTAGCCTCAGAAAGTGAATTGGTTACTGTTGCATTAAAACGAATAGACCTCGAAACAGATACGGATGCGATTTTATCACATCTAAATCATCCTAACATCAATTTATTGCCTAATACATCAGGTGCCAGAAATGCTAAAGAAGCTGTTTTTGCATCTCAATTAGCCCGTGAAGCTTTAGAGACGAACTGGATTAAACTTGAGATTCATCCGGACCCAAAATATCTTATGCCGGATCCAATTGAAACTTTAAAAGCTACCGAAGAACTTTCGAAACTTGGTTTTATTGTACTTCCATACATTCACGCTGATCCTGTTTTATGCAAACATCTGGAAAATGCCGGAACTGCTGCTGTAATGCCTTTAGGGTCTCCAATTGGAAGTAACAAGGGTTTAAAAACAATTGATTTTTTAGAAATTATCATCGAACAAAGCAATGTTCCTGTAATTGTCGATGCCGGAATAGGAGCTCCCTCTGATGCAGCAAAAGCAATGGAAATAGGTGCTGATGCGGTTTTAGTCAATACGGCAATTGCTGTTGCCGGAAATCCAAAATTAATGGCTGAAGCTTTTAAAGAAGCCGTAATCGCAGGAAGAAAAGCGTTTGAGGCCAAGGTTGGAACTCAACAGAATTATGCTAGCGCTTCTAGTCCTTTGACTTCTTTCTTATACGAATAG
- a CDS encoding GxxExxY protein, producing MLENEISYKIRGAIFNVYNTMGPGLLESVYESALHYQLKKDGLNVMKQIEIPVHYDDTYLDITFRLDLVVEDKVIIELKSVEEIKPIHFKQVNTYLKLTNKKLGILVNFNCNNILENIHRVVNKI from the coding sequence ATGTTAGAAAATGAAATTTCGTATAAAATAAGAGGCGCAATTTTCAATGTTTACAATACTATGGGACCTGGCTTATTAGAATCAGTTTATGAGAGTGCTCTTCATTATCAATTAAAAAAAGATGGCTTGAATGTAATGAAACAAATTGAGATTCCTGTTCATTATGATGATACATATTTAGACATCACTTTTCGATTGGACTTAGTTGTTGAAGATAAAGTAATAATAGAATTAAAATCTGTAGAAGAAATAAAACCTATTCACTTTAAACAAGTAAATACATATTTAAAATTAACAAACAAGAAATTGGGCATATTGGTTAATTTTAATTGTAACAATATCTTAGAAAATATTCACCGTGTAGTGAATAAAATATAA
- the thiH gene encoding 2-iminoacetate synthase ThiH, giving the protein MKTFKSIFEQYDWDSIQTKIYQTTSKDVEYSLSKTKRSLDDFLALISPAAQNYLEEMAQKCHEITKKRFGKTIQMYAPLYLSNECQNICTYCGFSLDNKIKRKTLSDSEIKLEAEALKKTGFDHVLLVTGEANYTVNINYFLNAIDLIREQFSIISIEVQPLSTEEYQRLHEAGVYSVLVYQETYHQEVYKKYHTKGKKSNFDFRLETPDRIGTAGIHKIGLGVLLGLEDWRTDSFFNALHLDYLQKKYWQTKYSVSFPRLRPAEGIIEPNFIMDDKDLTQLICAYRLWNEDLEISISTRENEKFRNNIIPIGVTSMSAGSKTNPGGYIVDPQSLEQFEISDERSAEEIKQVIKKAGYEPVLKDWDKAYSRKPESLKS; this is encoded by the coding sequence ATGAAAACATTCAAATCCATTTTTGAGCAATACGACTGGGATTCCATTCAAACCAAAATATATCAGACCACATCAAAAGATGTTGAGTATTCTTTGTCCAAAACTAAACGAAGCCTCGATGATTTTTTGGCTTTGATTTCCCCAGCAGCTCAAAATTATCTGGAAGAAATGGCACAAAAATGCCATGAAATCACCAAAAAACGTTTCGGTAAAACTATTCAAATGTATGCTCCACTTTACCTGAGCAATGAATGCCAAAACATCTGTACGTATTGTGGATTCAGTCTGGATAATAAAATCAAACGAAAAACACTTTCTGATTCAGAAATAAAATTGGAAGCTGAAGCACTAAAAAAAACTGGTTTCGATCACGTTTTATTGGTTACCGGCGAGGCTAATTACACCGTAAATATTAATTATTTTCTGAATGCAATTGATTTGATTCGAGAACAATTTTCGATTATTTCTATTGAAGTTCAGCCACTTTCAACTGAAGAATATCAACGTTTGCACGAAGCAGGTGTATATTCAGTTTTGGTTTATCAGGAAACGTACCATCAGGAAGTATATAAAAAATACCATACTAAAGGCAAAAAATCAAACTTTGATTTTAGGCTGGAAACTCCGGACCGAATTGGAACTGCCGGAATTCATAAAATAGGTTTGGGCGTTTTATTAGGTTTGGAAGACTGGCGAACAGACAGCTTCTTTAATGCCCTGCATTTGGATTATCTACAGAAGAAATACTGGCAAACGAAATACTCCGTTTCTTTTCCGAGATTACGTCCGGCTGAAGGCATTATCGAGCCCAATTTTATTATGGACGATAAAGATCTGACTCAGTTAATCTGTGCTTACCGTTTGTGGAATGAAGATCTGGAAATCTCCATTTCAACACGTGAAAACGAAAAATTCAGAAACAATATTATTCCGATTGGCGTTACAAGTATGAGTGCGGGTTCTAAAACTAATCCGGGTGGTTATATCGTTGATCCGCAATCGTTGGAACAATTTGAAATCAGTGATGAAAGATCTGCAGAAGAAATTAAACAAGTTATAAAAAAAGCTGGCTATGAACCCGTTTTGAAAGACTGGGATAAAGCATATAGCCGAAAGCCTGAAAGCCTAAAGTCATAA
- a CDS encoding hydroxymethylpyrimidine/phosphomethylpyrimidine kinase has product MSKNRPFALSIAGLDPSGGAGILADTKTFEQHQVQGLAISTANTIQTDCKFYEIEWTSLDFVLRSIKKLFKNYPVKSVKIGIVPSFFYLNEVVSLIKKLSPNTLIVWDTVLKSSTGFEFLAIENQSDLQQTLSKIDLITPNYEEIMQLYPNFIAEKLWVKNELPTAILLKGGHNHTALGTDYLFLKSNIIELLPTKINFRPKHGSGCVLSSAITANLALGYDLKTACLEAKIYIEKYLNSTSTLIGHHYV; this is encoded by the coding sequence ATGTCAAAAAATCGTCCTTTCGCTCTCAGCATAGCGGGTTTAGACCCTTCAGGAGGTGCCGGAATTTTAGCCGATACTAAAACTTTTGAGCAGCATCAGGTGCAGGGATTGGCTATCAGCACTGCAAATACAATTCAAACCGATTGTAAATTCTACGAAATAGAATGGACATCACTTGATTTTGTATTGCGTTCCATAAAAAAACTATTCAAAAATTATCCAGTAAAATCGGTTAAAATTGGTATTGTTCCTTCATTTTTTTATCTGAATGAAGTGGTTTCGTTAATTAAGAAATTAAGCCCAAATACTCTTATTGTTTGGGATACAGTATTGAAATCCTCTACAGGATTTGAGTTTTTAGCCATCGAAAACCAATCAGATTTACAACAAACATTATCAAAAATTGATTTGATAACACCTAACTATGAAGAAATAATGCAGCTTTACCCCAATTTTATTGCTGAAAAACTTTGGGTCAAAAATGAACTTCCAACTGCTATTTTATTGAAAGGCGGTCATAATCATACTGCTTTAGGCACTGATTATTTATTTCTAAAAAGTAATATTATAGAACTCTTGCCTACAAAAATTAATTTTCGTCCAAAACATGGATCAGGCTGTGTGTTATCCTCTGCAATTACTGCAAATTTAGCTTTGGGTTATGACTTAAAAACCGCTTGCTTAGAAGCTAAAATATATATCGAAAAGTATTTAAACTCTACATCAACATTAATTGGACATCATTATGTTTAA
- a CDS encoding DNA-3-methyladenine glycosylase I, producing MELIRCSWCTSSDLYKKYHDEEWGVPVYDDPTLFEFLILETFQAGLSWITILNKRENFRNAFDHFDYKKVARYSEDKIEELMQNTGIIRNKLKIKAAVSNAKAFIKIQEEFGSFSDYIWKFTNGKPIINHPKTSKDVPATTPLSDEISKDLKKRGFKFVGSTVVYAHMQATGMVNDHAEDCWTRTK from the coding sequence TTGGAACTAATTCGCTGCAGCTGGTGTACTTCCAGCGATTTATATAAAAAATACCATGACGAAGAATGGGGTGTTCCGGTTTATGATGACCCTACACTATTCGAATTTTTAATTCTTGAAACTTTTCAGGCCGGATTAAGCTGGATTACGATATTAAACAAAAGAGAGAATTTCAGAAATGCTTTTGATCATTTTGATTATAAAAAAGTAGCCCGTTATTCTGAAGATAAAATCGAAGAATTGATGCAAAATACCGGAATCATCCGCAACAAGCTCAAGATCAAAGCAGCCGTTTCAAATGCAAAGGCCTTCATTAAAATCCAGGAAGAATTTGGAAGTTTTTCAGATTATATCTGGAAATTCACCAATGGAAAACCAATTATAAACCATCCAAAAACTTCAAAAGACGTTCCCGCCACGACTCCGCTTTCAGACGAAATTAGTAAAGATTTAAAAAAAAGAGGATTTAAATTTGTAGGCTCAACCGTAGTTTACGCACACATGCAGGCCACCGGAATGGTCAATGATCACGCCGAAGATTGCTGGACGAGAACTAAATAA
- a CDS encoding thiamine phosphate synthase: MIVITNPSAIANEISIIDSLFEEGLSLLHIRKLGFSEVETAKFIHQINHKHRKNLVLHNHHEIAADFGINRIHFSETERKKMNFTGLSDFALSTSTHSIQDFNALENIFEYAFLSPVFPSISKENYNPKTNLFEDIKQRKNFNTKMVALGGIYSDNIEKILQNGFDDVALLGTIWNSQDAIKNFKLCQKIVLSLSA, encoded by the coding sequence ATGATCGTAATTACAAATCCTTCTGCAATTGCTAATGAAATCAGTATTATTGATTCCTTATTTGAAGAAGGATTGTCCTTACTTCATATTCGGAAACTGGGTTTTTCAGAAGTAGAAACAGCAAAATTTATCCATCAGATAAATCATAAACATCGAAAAAATCTGGTTTTGCATAACCATCATGAAATAGCAGCTGACTTTGGAATCAACAGAATTCATTTTTCAGAAACAGAAAGAAAAAAAATGAATTTTACTGGGTTATCTGATTTTGCTTTATCAACATCAACACATTCGATTCAGGATTTCAATGCTTTGGAAAACATTTTTGAATATGCTTTTTTGAGTCCGGTATTTCCCAGCATTTCGAAAGAAAATTACAATCCAAAAACCAATCTTTTTGAAGATATAAAACAAAGAAAAAATTTCAATACAAAAATGGTCGCTTTAGGTGGAATTTATTCAGACAATATTGAAAAAATACTTCAAAACGGCTTTGATGATGTTGCTCTTTTAGGTACCATCTGGAATAGTCAAGATGCAATTAAAAATTTTAAATTATGTCAAAAAATCGTCCTTTCGCTCTCAGCATAG
- a CDS encoding carbohydrate kinase family protein, with amino-acid sequence MKKTIDIICIGELLIDFIGNEINMPISKIENYHRFLGGSPTNVAINGAKIGLKTALVATCGKDGLGDFMIKELNKNKVITSYIQQTEDEPSSVIFVSKSSETPEFIPYRKADYHIQNTQITDELLQSAKIFHTTCFALSKNPARKTILEKAKKAQQLGLQTSIDLNFSEKIWPDRKEAKAVIAEYLSTNPIVKLSDDDCFRLFDETKSDDYIFDYFHQLGASTICLTKGKDGVILFDPKLGVIQKKANLVVNVKDTTGAGDAFWTGFLYSKLKEKEPMECIDNAQKLASIKIQHLGQLPNNIQLERI; translated from the coding sequence ATGAAAAAGACAATCGACATTATATGCATCGGGGAATTACTCATTGACTTTATTGGCAATGAAATCAATATGCCCATTTCTAAAATAGAAAATTACCATCGTTTTTTAGGTGGTTCACCAACAAATGTGGCTATAAACGGAGCAAAAATAGGACTTAAAACAGCTTTAGTGGCAACTTGCGGCAAAGACGGTTTAGGCGACTTCATGATAAAAGAATTAAACAAAAACAAGGTTATTACTTCTTATATTCAACAAACCGAAGACGAGCCTTCATCTGTAATATTTGTATCGAAATCCAGCGAAACACCCGAGTTCATTCCGTACAGAAAAGCCGATTATCACATACAGAACACTCAAATTACAGACGAATTACTTCAGAGCGCTAAAATTTTTCATACAACTTGTTTTGCATTGAGTAAAAACCCGGCACGTAAAACCATCTTAGAAAAAGCTAAAAAAGCACAACAATTGGGTTTACAAACGAGTATTGACCTTAATTTTTCTGAAAAAATATGGCCCGACAGAAAAGAAGCCAAAGCTGTAATTGCAGAATATTTATCTACAAACCCAATAGTTAAGCTGAGTGATGATGATTGTTTCAGATTATTCGATGAAACCAAAAGTGACGACTATATTTTTGATTATTTTCATCAGTTAGGAGCCTCAACGATTTGTTTAACAAAAGGAAAAGACGGAGTAATTTTATTTGATCCAAAACTAGGGGTCATTCAAAAAAAAGCCAATCTAGTGGTCAACGTAAAAGACACTACGGGAGCTGGAGATGCATTTTGGACCGGCTTTTTATACAGTAAACTAAAAGAAAAAGAGCCTATGGAATGCATTGATAATGCCCAAAAACTGGCTAGTATCAAAATACAGCATCTAGGTCAATTGCCAAATAACATACAATTAGAAAGAATTTAG